From Triticum urartu cultivar G1812 chromosome 2, Tu2.1, whole genome shotgun sequence, a single genomic window includes:
- the LOC125537777 gene encoding F-box protein At5g50450-like: MKTRRGACYSCHDPAAEAPEMHRRKRRRTAMETAGCAGAAVGDLFEDLPDDLLVSILADVAASARSPADLAGAIMTCKRFRELGQNKVVLAKVSPRCLAVRAKSWSDSAHRFLQRCADAGNLDACYLLGMIRFYCLGSRGSGAALMAAAAVGGHREALYSLAVIQFNGSGGSKDDRDLRAGAALCARAASLGHVDALRELGHCLQDGYGVRRSLLDGRRLLIQANARELAAAVTTSASLLRAAAGSGKASRRHSCLLSDFGCRAAAAAAGEAHAANRFLVEWFASRPLGAESSPAPAAAEEGGGLRLCSHALCGRPETRRHEFRRCSVCGVVNYCSRACQALHWKMAHKAECTPMDRWLDGANANPNPNAVAGAGDAAVAAPAL, from the exons ATGAAGACGAGGCGTGGCGCCTGCTACTCCTGCCATGACCCGGCGGCCGAGGCGCCGGAGATGCACCGCCGGAAGAGGCGGAGGACGGCCATGGAGACGGCGGGGTGCGCTGGCGCTGCCGTCGGAGACTTGTTTGAGGACCTGCCGGATGATCTGCTGGTGTCCATACTTGCTGATGTGGCCGCGTCCGCCCGCTCGCCGGCCGACCTCGCCGGCGCCATCATGAC GTGCAAGAGATTCAGGGAGTTGGGCCAGAACAAGGTTGTCCTTGCCAAGGTGTCGCCGCGGTGCCTCGCCGTCCGGGCCAAAAGCTGGTCCGACTCCGCCCACCGCTTCCTGCAGCGCTGCGCGGACGCCGGGAACCTCGACGCATGCTACCTTCTTGGCATG ATCCGGTTCTACTGCCTGGGGAGCCGGGGGTCGGGAGCGGCGCtcatggcggcggcggcagtcgGTGGCCACCGGGAGGCGCTCTACTCGCTGGCCGTCATCCAGTTCAACGGCAGCGGTGGCAGCAAGGACGACCGCGACCTCCGAGCGGGCGCTGCGCTGTGCGCGCGCGCGGCGTCGCTCGGCCACGTCGACGCCCTCCGCGAGCTCGGCCACTGCCTTCAGGACGGCTACGGCGTGCGCCGCTCCTTGCTCGACGGGCGCCGCCTCCTCATCCAGGCGAACGCGCGGGAGCTCGCCGCCGCGGTCACCACGTCGGCCTCGCTGCTCCGCGCGGCAGCCGGCAGCGGCAAGGCCTCCAGGAGACACTCGTGCCTGCTCAGCGACTTCGGGTGCCGCGCCGCGGCCGCCGCGGCCGGCGAGGCGCATGCCGCCAACCGGTTCCTCGTCGAGTGGTTCGCGTCGCGGCCGCTGGGCGCCGAGAGCAGCCCAGCGCCGGCGGCAGCGGAGGAGGGCGGGGGGCTGCGGCTGTGCTCGCACGCGCTGTGCGGTCGGCCGGAGACGCGGCGGCACGAGTTCCGGCGGTGCTCCGTATGCGGCGTGGTGAACTACTGCTCGCGCGCATGCCAGGCGCTGCACTGGAAGATGGCGCACAAGGCCGAGTGCACGCCCATGGACCGGTGGCTCGACGGCGCCAACGCTAACCCCAACCCCAATGCCGTCGCAGGCGCAGGCGACGCCGCCGTGGCCGCTCCGGCCCTGTAA